The following are encoded together in the Lathyrus oleraceus cultivar Zhongwan6 chromosome 3, CAAS_Psat_ZW6_1.0, whole genome shotgun sequence genome:
- the LOC127127392 gene encoding uncharacterized protein LOC127127392 isoform X3 — protein sequence MMGNWKKIQIPGSSGNQFYTPGPNLSVFGRNLTKDQLGGVIFGCKNATIKECLTKQLFGLPAVHFSYVKHIQPGLPLFLFNYTDRMLHGVFEAAGNGRMNIDRYGWTADGKEVTQFPAQVQIRVQLHCRPLSEDKFRPAIADNYYHHKHFWFELDHGQTSQLIALLKPLEIAPANSVPQDMNRITISRSLPWHDPSWKTKTFKMPESEFEQYHSSRSSMVSGSNESDLLDECFQPLDTLSVDKVEATPKETDAIWMKLKEISVAHPNQSLSWENNVNEAPYENWSEGRHSDEQEENPSSPLEKEENPCSPSEKAYNTCSSFEKEENTGSPLKHQYNIAQLVQEIKELTDFNITQTERINYLEEKLIKADMEIQLLKDRFMLFESTRDTPLTHVEETVINASAELHLDAKDSFFLIGGSDGESSLAAMDIYCTSQNMIKSLKPMNHLRSYASVVELNGEIYVFGGGNDRDWFDSVESYNPIYDNWTLCPSLNRKKGSLSGAALDGKIFAVGGGNGVECFSDVEMLDLDVGRWIPTRSMLEKRFALSAVELNGAIYATGGFDGNYYLNSAERFDPREHSWFKIANMNTNRGCHSIVVLNEKLYVLGGFDGKTMVPSVEVFDPRLGTWMMEETTMNHSRGYFAAAVVKDSIYVVGGVNDCQTIVNTVENYKEGQGWKEIHTSANVKRCFMSAIAIA from the exons AT GATGGGGAATTGGAAGAAAATACAGATTCCTGGTTCAAGTGGGAATCAGTTTTACACTCCTGGTCCGAATCTATCGGTATTTGGAAGAAATTTGACGAAGGATCAACTTGGTGGTGTTATATTTGGTTGCAAGAATGCTACTATTAAAGAATGCTTAACCAAACAACTCTTTG GCTTACCGGCTGTGCATTTCTCTTACGTGAAGCATATTCAACCTGGGTTGCCTCTGTTTTTGTTTAACTATACTGATAGGATGCTTCATGGAGTTTTCGAGGCGGCTGGTAACGGAAGAATGAATATAGACCGTTATGGATGGACCGCTGATGGCAAAGAAGTGACACAGTTTCCGGCTCAG GTGCAAATCCGAGTTCAGTTGCATTGCCGGCCACTGTCCGAAGATAAATTTAGACCTGCAATTGCTGATAACTACTACCACCATAAGCATTTCTGGTTTGAGCTGGACCATGGACAAACAAGCCAATTGATTGCCTTACTAAAGCCCTTGGAAATTGCCCCTGCCAATTCTGTTCCACAGGATATGAATCGGATAACTATATCCCGAAGTCTTCCATGGCACGATCCTTCTTGGAAAACTAAAACATTTAAAATGCCTGAATCAGAGTTCGAGCAGTATCATTCTTCCCGCTCAAGTATGGTATCAGGTTCCAATGAGAGTGATTTGTTAGATGAATGCTTTCAGCCATTGGATACTCTTTCAGTTGATAAGGTGGAAGCAACACCAAAGGAGACGGACGCCATATGGATGAAACTAAAGGAAATTTCTGTTGCTCATCCAAATCAGAGTCTATCTTGGGAAAATAATGTAAATGAAGCGCCTTATGAGAATTGGTCTGAAGGAAGGCATTCAGATGAGCAGGAGGAGAATCCTAGTTCTCCATTAGAGAAGGAGGAGAATCCTTGTTCTCCATCTGAGAAGGCTTATAATACCTGTTCTTCATTTGAGAAGGAGGAGAATACTGGTTCTCCACTAAAGCATCAATACAACATAGCTCAG TTGGTGCAAGAGATCAAAGAACTGACTGATTTCAATATAACTCAAACCGAAAGGATTAACTACCTCGAGGAGAAGCTG ATAAAGGCAGACATGGAAATTCAGCTTCTAAAAGACCGTTTTATGCTGTTTGAATCTACACGTGATACTCCTCTGACACATGTTGAGGAGACAGTAATCAATGCATCTGCTGAGCTGCATTTAGATGCCAAAGATTCGTTTTTTTTAATAGGTGGCTCTGATGGAGAATCATCGTTAGCAGCTATGGATATTTATTGTACTTCTCAGAATATGATCAAATCTCTCAAGCCTATGAACCATCTTCGATCGTATGCTTCAGTTGTAGAGTTGAATGGCGAAATTTATGTTTTCGGTGGTGGAAATGATCGTGATTGGTTTGACTCAG TTGAATCCTACAATCCAATTTATGACAACTGGACCTTGTGTCCCTCTTTGAACCGAAAGAAAGGAAGCTTGTCTGGTGCTGCTTTGGATGGAAAAATATTTGCTGTTGGAGGTGGCAACGGCGTTGAGTGCTTTTCAGATGTTGAGATGCTTGATTTAGATGTTGGGCGGTGGATCCCCACACGCTCAATGCTTGAGAAG AGATTCGCTCTTTCTGCAGTAGAACTCAATGGTGCGATTTATGCTACTGGTGGATTTGATGGAAATTACTATTTAAA TTCTGCCGAAAGATTTGATCCCAGGGAACATTCTTGGTTCAAAATAGCAAACATGAATACAAATAGGGGCTGTCATTCAATAGTTGTTCTAAATGAAAAATT GTATGTGTTAGGCGGCTTTGATGGAAAAACAATGGTTCCAAGTGTTGAAGTCTTTGATCCTCGTCTCGGGACATGGATGATGGAGGAAACAACAATGAATCATTCTAG
- the LOC127127392 gene encoding uncharacterized protein LOC127127392 isoform X1 gives MLLSFKRVCIQSLSIRFHKHILCQEKKTRKFHFFFLVSMKLNRRRDKMGNWKKIQIPGSSGNQFYTPGPNLSVFGRNLTKDQLGGVIFGCKNATIKECLTKQLFGLPAVHFSYVKHIQPGLPLFLFNYTDRMLHGVFEAAGNGRMNIDRYGWTADGKEVTQFPAQVQIRVQLHCRPLSEDKFRPAIADNYYHHKHFWFELDHGQTSQLIALLKPLEIAPANSVPQDMNRITISRSLPWHDPSWKTKTFKMPESEFEQYHSSRSSMVSGSNESDLLDECFQPLDTLSVDKVEATPKETDAIWMKLKEISVAHPNQSLSWENNVNEAPYENWSEGRHSDEQEENPSSPLEKEENPCSPSEKAYNTCSSFEKEENTGSPLKHQYNIAQLVQEIKELTDFNITQTERINYLEEKLIKADMEIQLLKDRFMLFESTRDTPLTHVEETVINASAELHLDAKDSFFLIGGSDGESSLAAMDIYCTSQNMIKSLKPMNHLRSYASVVELNGEIYVFGGGNDRDWFDSVESYNPIYDNWTLCPSLNRKKGSLSGAALDGKIFAVGGGNGVECFSDVEMLDLDVGRWIPTRSMLEKRFALSAVELNGAIYATGGFDGNYYLNSAERFDPREHSWFKIANMNTNRGCHSIVVLNEKLYVLGGFDGKTMVPSVEVFDPRLGTWMMEETTMNHSRGYFAAAVVKDSIYVVGGVNDCQTIVNTVENYKEGQGWKEIHTSANVKRCFMSAIAIA, from the exons ATGCTTCTTAGCTTCAAAAGAGTTTGTATTCAGAGTTTATCTATTAGATTTCACAAACACATTTTGTGTcaagaaaaaaaaacaagaaagTTTCATTTTTTTTTTCTGGTTTCGATGAAGCTTAATCGGCGTCGTGATAA GATGGGGAATTGGAAGAAAATACAGATTCCTGGTTCAAGTGGGAATCAGTTTTACACTCCTGGTCCGAATCTATCGGTATTTGGAAGAAATTTGACGAAGGATCAACTTGGTGGTGTTATATTTGGTTGCAAGAATGCTACTATTAAAGAATGCTTAACCAAACAACTCTTTG GCTTACCGGCTGTGCATTTCTCTTACGTGAAGCATATTCAACCTGGGTTGCCTCTGTTTTTGTTTAACTATACTGATAGGATGCTTCATGGAGTTTTCGAGGCGGCTGGTAACGGAAGAATGAATATAGACCGTTATGGATGGACCGCTGATGGCAAAGAAGTGACACAGTTTCCGGCTCAG GTGCAAATCCGAGTTCAGTTGCATTGCCGGCCACTGTCCGAAGATAAATTTAGACCTGCAATTGCTGATAACTACTACCACCATAAGCATTTCTGGTTTGAGCTGGACCATGGACAAACAAGCCAATTGATTGCCTTACTAAAGCCCTTGGAAATTGCCCCTGCCAATTCTGTTCCACAGGATATGAATCGGATAACTATATCCCGAAGTCTTCCATGGCACGATCCTTCTTGGAAAACTAAAACATTTAAAATGCCTGAATCAGAGTTCGAGCAGTATCATTCTTCCCGCTCAAGTATGGTATCAGGTTCCAATGAGAGTGATTTGTTAGATGAATGCTTTCAGCCATTGGATACTCTTTCAGTTGATAAGGTGGAAGCAACACCAAAGGAGACGGACGCCATATGGATGAAACTAAAGGAAATTTCTGTTGCTCATCCAAATCAGAGTCTATCTTGGGAAAATAATGTAAATGAAGCGCCTTATGAGAATTGGTCTGAAGGAAGGCATTCAGATGAGCAGGAGGAGAATCCTAGTTCTCCATTAGAGAAGGAGGAGAATCCTTGTTCTCCATCTGAGAAGGCTTATAATACCTGTTCTTCATTTGAGAAGGAGGAGAATACTGGTTCTCCACTAAAGCATCAATACAACATAGCTCAG TTGGTGCAAGAGATCAAAGAACTGACTGATTTCAATATAACTCAAACCGAAAGGATTAACTACCTCGAGGAGAAGCTG ATAAAGGCAGACATGGAAATTCAGCTTCTAAAAGACCGTTTTATGCTGTTTGAATCTACACGTGATACTCCTCTGACACATGTTGAGGAGACAGTAATCAATGCATCTGCTGAGCTGCATTTAGATGCCAAAGATTCGTTTTTTTTAATAGGTGGCTCTGATGGAGAATCATCGTTAGCAGCTATGGATATTTATTGTACTTCTCAGAATATGATCAAATCTCTCAAGCCTATGAACCATCTTCGATCGTATGCTTCAGTTGTAGAGTTGAATGGCGAAATTTATGTTTTCGGTGGTGGAAATGATCGTGATTGGTTTGACTCAG TTGAATCCTACAATCCAATTTATGACAACTGGACCTTGTGTCCCTCTTTGAACCGAAAGAAAGGAAGCTTGTCTGGTGCTGCTTTGGATGGAAAAATATTTGCTGTTGGAGGTGGCAACGGCGTTGAGTGCTTTTCAGATGTTGAGATGCTTGATTTAGATGTTGGGCGGTGGATCCCCACACGCTCAATGCTTGAGAAG AGATTCGCTCTTTCTGCAGTAGAACTCAATGGTGCGATTTATGCTACTGGTGGATTTGATGGAAATTACTATTTAAA TTCTGCCGAAAGATTTGATCCCAGGGAACATTCTTGGTTCAAAATAGCAAACATGAATACAAATAGGGGCTGTCATTCAATAGTTGTTCTAAATGAAAAATT GTATGTGTTAGGCGGCTTTGATGGAAAAACAATGGTTCCAAGTGTTGAAGTCTTTGATCCTCGTCTCGGGACATGGATGATGGAGGAAACAACAATGAATCATTCTAG
- the LOC127127392 gene encoding uncharacterized protein LOC127127392 isoform X2, with the protein MLLSFKRVCIQSLSIRFHKHILCQEKKTRKFHFFFLVSMKLNRRRDKMGNWKKIQIPGSSGNQFYTPGPNLSVFGRNLTKDQLGGVIFGCKNATIKECLTKQLFGLPAVHFSYVKHIQPGLPLFLFNYTDRMLHGVFEAAGNGRMNIDRYGWTADGKEVTQFPAQLHCRPLSEDKFRPAIADNYYHHKHFWFELDHGQTSQLIALLKPLEIAPANSVPQDMNRITISRSLPWHDPSWKTKTFKMPESEFEQYHSSRSSMVSGSNESDLLDECFQPLDTLSVDKVEATPKETDAIWMKLKEISVAHPNQSLSWENNVNEAPYENWSEGRHSDEQEENPSSPLEKEENPCSPSEKAYNTCSSFEKEENTGSPLKHQYNIAQLVQEIKELTDFNITQTERINYLEEKLIKADMEIQLLKDRFMLFESTRDTPLTHVEETVINASAELHLDAKDSFFLIGGSDGESSLAAMDIYCTSQNMIKSLKPMNHLRSYASVVELNGEIYVFGGGNDRDWFDSVESYNPIYDNWTLCPSLNRKKGSLSGAALDGKIFAVGGGNGVECFSDVEMLDLDVGRWIPTRSMLEKRFALSAVELNGAIYATGGFDGNYYLNSAERFDPREHSWFKIANMNTNRGCHSIVVLNEKLYVLGGFDGKTMVPSVEVFDPRLGTWMMEETTMNHSRGYFAAAVVKDSIYVVGGVNDCQTIVNTVENYKEGQGWKEIHTSANVKRCFMSAIAIA; encoded by the exons ATGCTTCTTAGCTTCAAAAGAGTTTGTATTCAGAGTTTATCTATTAGATTTCACAAACACATTTTGTGTcaagaaaaaaaaacaagaaagTTTCATTTTTTTTTTCTGGTTTCGATGAAGCTTAATCGGCGTCGTGATAA GATGGGGAATTGGAAGAAAATACAGATTCCTGGTTCAAGTGGGAATCAGTTTTACACTCCTGGTCCGAATCTATCGGTATTTGGAAGAAATTTGACGAAGGATCAACTTGGTGGTGTTATATTTGGTTGCAAGAATGCTACTATTAAAGAATGCTTAACCAAACAACTCTTTG GCTTACCGGCTGTGCATTTCTCTTACGTGAAGCATATTCAACCTGGGTTGCCTCTGTTTTTGTTTAACTATACTGATAGGATGCTTCATGGAGTTTTCGAGGCGGCTGGTAACGGAAGAATGAATATAGACCGTTATGGATGGACCGCTGATGGCAAAGAAGTGACACAGTTTCCGGCTCAG TTGCATTGCCGGCCACTGTCCGAAGATAAATTTAGACCTGCAATTGCTGATAACTACTACCACCATAAGCATTTCTGGTTTGAGCTGGACCATGGACAAACAAGCCAATTGATTGCCTTACTAAAGCCCTTGGAAATTGCCCCTGCCAATTCTGTTCCACAGGATATGAATCGGATAACTATATCCCGAAGTCTTCCATGGCACGATCCTTCTTGGAAAACTAAAACATTTAAAATGCCTGAATCAGAGTTCGAGCAGTATCATTCTTCCCGCTCAAGTATGGTATCAGGTTCCAATGAGAGTGATTTGTTAGATGAATGCTTTCAGCCATTGGATACTCTTTCAGTTGATAAGGTGGAAGCAACACCAAAGGAGACGGACGCCATATGGATGAAACTAAAGGAAATTTCTGTTGCTCATCCAAATCAGAGTCTATCTTGGGAAAATAATGTAAATGAAGCGCCTTATGAGAATTGGTCTGAAGGAAGGCATTCAGATGAGCAGGAGGAGAATCCTAGTTCTCCATTAGAGAAGGAGGAGAATCCTTGTTCTCCATCTGAGAAGGCTTATAATACCTGTTCTTCATTTGAGAAGGAGGAGAATACTGGTTCTCCACTAAAGCATCAATACAACATAGCTCAG TTGGTGCAAGAGATCAAAGAACTGACTGATTTCAATATAACTCAAACCGAAAGGATTAACTACCTCGAGGAGAAGCTG ATAAAGGCAGACATGGAAATTCAGCTTCTAAAAGACCGTTTTATGCTGTTTGAATCTACACGTGATACTCCTCTGACACATGTTGAGGAGACAGTAATCAATGCATCTGCTGAGCTGCATTTAGATGCCAAAGATTCGTTTTTTTTAATAGGTGGCTCTGATGGAGAATCATCGTTAGCAGCTATGGATATTTATTGTACTTCTCAGAATATGATCAAATCTCTCAAGCCTATGAACCATCTTCGATCGTATGCTTCAGTTGTAGAGTTGAATGGCGAAATTTATGTTTTCGGTGGTGGAAATGATCGTGATTGGTTTGACTCAG TTGAATCCTACAATCCAATTTATGACAACTGGACCTTGTGTCCCTCTTTGAACCGAAAGAAAGGAAGCTTGTCTGGTGCTGCTTTGGATGGAAAAATATTTGCTGTTGGAGGTGGCAACGGCGTTGAGTGCTTTTCAGATGTTGAGATGCTTGATTTAGATGTTGGGCGGTGGATCCCCACACGCTCAATGCTTGAGAAG AGATTCGCTCTTTCTGCAGTAGAACTCAATGGTGCGATTTATGCTACTGGTGGATTTGATGGAAATTACTATTTAAA TTCTGCCGAAAGATTTGATCCCAGGGAACATTCTTGGTTCAAAATAGCAAACATGAATACAAATAGGGGCTGTCATTCAATAGTTGTTCTAAATGAAAAATT GTATGTGTTAGGCGGCTTTGATGGAAAAACAATGGTTCCAAGTGTTGAAGTCTTTGATCCTCGTCTCGGGACATGGATGATGGAGGAAACAACAATGAATCATTCTAG
- the LOC127127392 gene encoding uncharacterized protein LOC127127392 isoform X4 → MGNWKKIQIPGSSGNQFYTPGPNLSVFGRNLTKDQLGGVIFGCKNATIKECLTKQLFGLPAVHFSYVKHIQPGLPLFLFNYTDRMLHGVFEAAGNGRMNIDRYGWTADGKEVTQFPAQVQIRVQLHCRPLSEDKFRPAIADNYYHHKHFWFELDHGQTSQLIALLKPLEIAPANSVPQDMNRITISRSLPWHDPSWKTKTFKMPESEFEQYHSSRSSMVSGSNESDLLDECFQPLDTLSVDKVEATPKETDAIWMKLKEISVAHPNQSLSWENNVNEAPYENWSEGRHSDEQEENPSSPLEKEENPCSPSEKAYNTCSSFEKEENTGSPLKHQYNIAQLVQEIKELTDFNITQTERINYLEEKLIKADMEIQLLKDRFMLFESTRDTPLTHVEETVINASAELHLDAKDSFFLIGGSDGESSLAAMDIYCTSQNMIKSLKPMNHLRSYASVVELNGEIYVFGGGNDRDWFDSVESYNPIYDNWTLCPSLNRKKGSLSGAALDGKIFAVGGGNGVECFSDVEMLDLDVGRWIPTRSMLEKRFALSAVELNGAIYATGGFDGNYYLNSAERFDPREHSWFKIANMNTNRGCHSIVVLNEKLYVLGGFDGKTMVPSVEVFDPRLGTWMMEETTMNHSRGYFAAAVVKDSIYVVGGVNDCQTIVNTVENYKEGQGWKEIHTSANVKRCFMSAIAIA, encoded by the exons ATGGGGAATTGGAAGAAAATACAGATTCCTGGTTCAAGTGGGAATCAGTTTTACACTCCTGGTCCGAATCTATCGGTATTTGGAAGAAATTTGACGAAGGATCAACTTGGTGGTGTTATATTTGGTTGCAAGAATGCTACTATTAAAGAATGCTTAACCAAACAACTCTTTG GCTTACCGGCTGTGCATTTCTCTTACGTGAAGCATATTCAACCTGGGTTGCCTCTGTTTTTGTTTAACTATACTGATAGGATGCTTCATGGAGTTTTCGAGGCGGCTGGTAACGGAAGAATGAATATAGACCGTTATGGATGGACCGCTGATGGCAAAGAAGTGACACAGTTTCCGGCTCAG GTGCAAATCCGAGTTCAGTTGCATTGCCGGCCACTGTCCGAAGATAAATTTAGACCTGCAATTGCTGATAACTACTACCACCATAAGCATTTCTGGTTTGAGCTGGACCATGGACAAACAAGCCAATTGATTGCCTTACTAAAGCCCTTGGAAATTGCCCCTGCCAATTCTGTTCCACAGGATATGAATCGGATAACTATATCCCGAAGTCTTCCATGGCACGATCCTTCTTGGAAAACTAAAACATTTAAAATGCCTGAATCAGAGTTCGAGCAGTATCATTCTTCCCGCTCAAGTATGGTATCAGGTTCCAATGAGAGTGATTTGTTAGATGAATGCTTTCAGCCATTGGATACTCTTTCAGTTGATAAGGTGGAAGCAACACCAAAGGAGACGGACGCCATATGGATGAAACTAAAGGAAATTTCTGTTGCTCATCCAAATCAGAGTCTATCTTGGGAAAATAATGTAAATGAAGCGCCTTATGAGAATTGGTCTGAAGGAAGGCATTCAGATGAGCAGGAGGAGAATCCTAGTTCTCCATTAGAGAAGGAGGAGAATCCTTGTTCTCCATCTGAGAAGGCTTATAATACCTGTTCTTCATTTGAGAAGGAGGAGAATACTGGTTCTCCACTAAAGCATCAATACAACATAGCTCAG TTGGTGCAAGAGATCAAAGAACTGACTGATTTCAATATAACTCAAACCGAAAGGATTAACTACCTCGAGGAGAAGCTG ATAAAGGCAGACATGGAAATTCAGCTTCTAAAAGACCGTTTTATGCTGTTTGAATCTACACGTGATACTCCTCTGACACATGTTGAGGAGACAGTAATCAATGCATCTGCTGAGCTGCATTTAGATGCCAAAGATTCGTTTTTTTTAATAGGTGGCTCTGATGGAGAATCATCGTTAGCAGCTATGGATATTTATTGTACTTCTCAGAATATGATCAAATCTCTCAAGCCTATGAACCATCTTCGATCGTATGCTTCAGTTGTAGAGTTGAATGGCGAAATTTATGTTTTCGGTGGTGGAAATGATCGTGATTGGTTTGACTCAG TTGAATCCTACAATCCAATTTATGACAACTGGACCTTGTGTCCCTCTTTGAACCGAAAGAAAGGAAGCTTGTCTGGTGCTGCTTTGGATGGAAAAATATTTGCTGTTGGAGGTGGCAACGGCGTTGAGTGCTTTTCAGATGTTGAGATGCTTGATTTAGATGTTGGGCGGTGGATCCCCACACGCTCAATGCTTGAGAAG AGATTCGCTCTTTCTGCAGTAGAACTCAATGGTGCGATTTATGCTACTGGTGGATTTGATGGAAATTACTATTTAAA TTCTGCCGAAAGATTTGATCCCAGGGAACATTCTTGGTTCAAAATAGCAAACATGAATACAAATAGGGGCTGTCATTCAATAGTTGTTCTAAATGAAAAATT GTATGTGTTAGGCGGCTTTGATGGAAAAACAATGGTTCCAAGTGTTGAAGTCTTTGATCCTCGTCTCGGGACATGGATGATGGAGGAAACAACAATGAATCATTCTAG